The Rhopalosiphum maidis isolate BTI-1 chromosome 1, ASM367621v3, whole genome shotgun sequence genome has a segment encoding these proteins:
- the LOC113558478 gene encoding glycoprotein 3-alpha-L-fucosyltransferase A-like, with amino-acid sequence MAEIRFSMFYNKRPLIIRTIILFILVLITLLYVTMVYFSKQDLMPTVSNADCPDNKFTSSRLVWPEQLPRGDRIIEQMYYVPKGYKYLKTPIKRILIYTGAGATWEVPKLDQGEFFGCPVSQCWLTLNKSLGPEVDAVIFRHFYSPPEYWRPPKQIWILYNTEAPYSTLPVSDAHVFNWTANYRWDSDVPRPYRYFMKYNPPLPQDGGKNYAEHKTKKVAWFVSNCNPNSNRTIYVQELAKHISVDVYGGCGTLQCPKTKEEECFEMLKNNYKFYLSFENSHCVYYVTEKLFRNALSYNVLPIVMGPKRSDYELMAPKNSFIHVDDFESPKKLADYLHLLDNDDRLYNEYFQWKGSGTIIHDTRFYCRLCAMLHDTERAPRHYTDVNEWWRGPGTCVAVEYVGDN; translated from the exons ATGGCGGAGATAAGATTTTCGATGTTTTACAACAAACGTCCACTAATAATtagaactattatattatttatattagtattaataactttattgtaCGTGACCATGGTTTATTTCAGTAAA cAGGATCTCATGCCAACTGTCAGTAATGCAGATT GTCCCGACAACAAATTTACTAGTTCAAGATTGGTGTGGCCGGAACAATTACCGCGTGGTGACAGAATTATAGAACAAATGTATTACGTGCCTAAGGGTTACAAGTACCTGAAGACACCAATCAAACGGATTTTAATCTATACCGGCGCCGGCGCTACATGGGAGGTGCCAAAACTCGACCAAGGCGAGTTCTTTGGATGTCCCGTGAGTCAATGTTGGTTGACGTTAAATAAGTCACTGGGTCCGGAAGTCGACGCGGTGATTTTCAGGCATTTTTACAGTCCCCCTGAATACTGGAGGCCACCCAAACAG atttggattttatATAACACCGAAGCTCCGTATTCCACGTTGCCCGTAAGCGACGCACACGTATTCAATTGGACGGCTAACTACCGCTGGGACAGTGATGTACCACGTCCTTACAgatatttcatgaaatataatCCGCCTCTGCCTCAGGACGGGGGAAAAAATTACGCTGAACATAAAACTAAGAAAGTGGCGTGGTTCGTCTCGAACTGCAATCCGAATAGTAATCGTACGATTTACGTACAGGAACTCGCTAAGCACATTTCGGTCGACGTGTATGGCGGTTGCGGGACGCTCCAATGTCCCAAGACAAAAGAAGAGGAATGCTTTGAGatgctaaaaaataattataaattttatttgtctttTGAAAACTCGCATTGCGTTTATTATGTAACCGAAAAATTGTTCCGGAATGCACTGAG TTACAACGTTTTGCCAATCGTCATGGGACCAAAGCGGAGCGATTACGAATTGATGGCACCAAAAAATTCGTTCATACACGTCGACGACTTCGAATCGCCAAAAAAGCTGGCCGATTATTTGCACTTGTTAGACAACGACGACCGTCTTTACAACGAGTACTTCCAGTGGAAGGGCTCGGGCACGATAATACACGACACGCGTTTTTACTGCCGGCTGTGCGCTATGCTCCACGACACGGAACGCGCGCCCAGACACTACACAGACGTCAACGAGTGGTGGAGAGGCCCGGGCACGTGTGTCGCCGTTGAATACGTCGgcgataattaa
- the LOC113548942 gene encoding gonadal protein gdl, translating to MATSDNQNETQSRLYFLNEQLQKMVKELPRKYQQRIPNELLCELTECLLDKTLYSIVKELTDIQHVTEKQMFQKRLEMINKHSVGIQKLLKSDLAEPGKTETRLKLQAEHRRNLREFDKKIVSELDEKRREQQNTLHMAGVPGFDITDDASRIQVQIRLCDFIIRLSQIDKKPEEV from the exons ATGGCGACGTCGGACAACCAAAATGAGACCCAGTCCAGACTCTATTTCCTTAACGAACAGTTACAGAAAATGGTCAAAGAGTTACCCAG GAAGTACCAGCAGCGCATACCCAATGAACTTCTATGTGAACTCACCGAATGTCTGTTGGACAAAACGCTGTATTCGATTGTGAAAGAACTGACTGATATTCAGCATGTTACCGAGAAACAAATGTTTCAAAAACGGTTAGAAATGATCAACAAACATTCGG TtggcattcaaaaactattgaagTCGGATTTGGCTGAACCAGGCAAGACCGAGACAAGACTGAAACTTCAAGCAGAACACAGAAGGAACTTGCGAGAATTCGATAAGAAAATAGTGTCAGAACTTGACGAAAAG CGACGAGAACAACAGAATACATTGCACATGGCTGGTGTACCAGGATTTGATATCACAGATGATGCTAGCCGTATTCAAGTACAGATACGTTTATGTGATTTCATCATAAGACTGAgtcaaattgataaaaaaccagaagaagtttaa
- the LOC113548941 gene encoding regulator of chromosome condensation yields MAGKKKGPTKALAKNTTKTTAEQADVPNNATELKDEPIEVNGVTSIEELAEPDVIAKTNGKQVVKIKKGKGQKKNAEVEVSDEKPVTTKSKRNNQSNGDEKQSTNANPKKSISTNGTARTKRKQESENEQQSTSSKRSKRKSLEEQATEVKRKKTEKISDKIAIDNRIETPGIMMIKGRDIVIAGLFGLGPDREQLTNLTELKNYKFKLIAAGSMHVLGVTEDGKLMSWGCNDEGALGRDTSVEDSETRPGVVQIPEEEGAEIYSISAGGSHSAILLSNGNVYSWGTFRDKNGDMGFHPNGEKQLTPKLIMSHVKKIASGINHLVMLSKNKVYTMGCGDEGQLGRICQRHSNRDSRVGKQLLLNPQLLNLRKKVDDIWANYDTTFLRLSDSSIYSFGLNAHGQLGVENDDKCVYFPKMSESLSRLKIKSISAGTQHVTLLDEQGAVYVLGDYKDGRLGMDIAENQKVPKVLSSLPQIKLATCGSDNSFVVTENNKLMAWGIGFEEKDYTDVIYYIPTDIDAANKIEQKTIVQATSSDSAVFLLLQE; encoded by the exons ATGGCTGGTAAAAAAAAGGGACCAACTAAAGCACTAGCTAAAAACACAACAAAAACCACTGCTGAACAGGCGGATGTTCCAAATAATGCAACTGAATTAAAAga tGAACCAATAGAAGTAAATGGTGTAACTAGTATAGAAGAACTTGCAGAACCAGATGTTATAGCAAAAACCAATGG TAAGCaagtagttaaaataaaaaaaggcaAAGGCCAAAAAAAGAATGCTGAAGTTGAAGTTTCTGATGAAAAACCAGTTACAACAAAATCAAAACGAAATAATCAATCAAACGGAGATGAAAAACAATCTACaa ACGCTAATcctaaaaaatctatttcaaCAAATGGTACTGCTCGAACTAAACGTAAACAAGAATCTGAAAACGAACAACAGTCTACAAGTTCTAAAA gaTCGAAAAGAAAATCGCTTGAAGAACAAGCAACTGAAGTCAAGAGAAAAAAGACTGAAAAAATATCAGATAAAATtg ccATTGATAACCGAATTGAAACACCTGGTATTATGATGATCAAAGGACGAGATATAGTGATAGCCGGATTATTTGGTTTAGGCCCTGATCGCGAACAGCTTACAAATCTTACTGAATTGaagaattacaaattcaaacttATTGCTGCTGGAAGTATGCATGTTTTGGGTGTCACTGAAGATGGAAAA ctCATGTCATGGGGTTGTAATGATGAAGGTGCATTGGGTCGAGATACTTCAGTTGAAGACAGTGAAACTAGACCTGGAGTTGTACAGATTCCTGAAGAAGAAGGTGcagaaatatatagtatatctgCTGGCGGTTCTCATTCTGCAATACTCCTTAGTAATGGCAATGTATATAGTTGGGGCACATTTAGA GACAAAAATGGAGATATGGGATTTCATCCGAATGGAGAAAAACAATTGACGCCTAAATTAATCATGAGCCATGTGAAAAAAATTGCGTCTGGTATAAATCATCTAGTCATGTTGTCTAAAAACAAAGTTTATACTATGGGATGTGGAGATGAGGGACAACTTGGTAGAATATGCCAAAGGCATTCCAATAGAGATTCACGTGTTGGAAAAC agcTTCTGTTGAATCCTCAACTGTTAAATTTACGTAAAAAAGTTGATGATATCTGGGCTAATTATGATACTACATTTTTACGTTTATCAGACTCTTCGATTTACTCTTTTGGTCTGAATGCTCATGGCCAATTGGGTGTTGAAAATGATGATAAATGTGTGTACTTTCCAAAAATGTCAGAATCTTTAAGTCGTCTCAAAATTAAGTCCATATCAGCTGGAACACAGCATGTTACTTTACTAGATGAACAAG GTGCCGTGTATGTATTGGGCGATTATAAAGATGGCCGTTTGGGAATGGATATAGCAGAAAACCAAAAAGTTCCCAAAGTGTTATCATCATTGCCACAAATTAAACTCGCAACGTGTGGTTCGGATAACAGTTTTGTTGTTACTGAAAATA ataaattGATGGCTTGGGGTATTGGTTTTGAAGAAAAGGATTACActgatgttatttattatataccaacgGATATTGATGCAGCCAACAAAATAGAACAGAAAACAATAGTTCAGGCAACGTCTTCAGATTCAGCTGTATTTTTGCTATTACAAGAATAA
- the LOC113558563 gene encoding uncharacterized protein LOC113558563, producing MDEASDISSLTKIRVHGLKRKASSTVRLKQKKFKSDDTCSELSMTTAEAFGIKKVTDDFDLDDYQPSIGSTVKPVEFIRLDTSQLNRDNGVLFSENLTDYEVWTLQCPDDIDINNLLSQSISFENVKKLEIKNTMSDKVDLIPYRSEEGTNITIVTPSESTSNLSLNVVPLAGTLIMCNRVKNDKLSNNTLLPVDTIEDATRRRSELMSKITKRLSNKFDFNSIDNNSVKQEIKIEKETPKKVKKKKKLINENDFSIEAIVVGIVDINYTNFILCKIHYLSSFQKNDS from the exons ATGGACGAAGCTTCTGACATAAGTTCGCTGACCAAGATCAGGGTACACGGCCTCAAACGCAAAGCGTCATCCACCGTCAGACTTAAACAGAAGAAGTTCAAATCGGATGATACGTGTAGTGAACTTTCGATGACCACAGCTGAGGCCTTCGGTATCAAAAAAGTCACTGACGATTTTGACTTGGACGATTATCAACCCTCTATCGGCTCTACCGTCAAGCCCGTCGAG tttataaGATTAGATACATCTCAACTGAATAGAGATAATGGAGTTTTGTTTTCTGAAAATCTAACAGATTATGAAGTTTGGACATTACAATGTCCTGATGAT ATAGATATCAACAATCTACTTTCACAGTCAatcagttttgaaaatgttaaaaaattggaaattaaaaacacaatgtCAGATAAAGTTGATTTGATTCCTTACAGAAGTGAAGAAGGaacaaatattactattgtaaCTCCTAGTGAAAGTACTAGCAATTTATCCTTga atgtGGTTCCTTTAGCTGGGACATTAATTATGTGTAATCGAGTTAAGAATGACAAATTAAGTAACAATACCTTGCTCCCAGTTGATACTATAGAAGATGCAACGAGAAGAAGATCAGAATTAATgtcaaaaattactaaaaggctatcaaataaatttgattttaattcaattgacAATAATAGTGTAAAACAAGAGATTAAGATAGAAAAAGAAACacctaaaaaagtaaaaaagaaaaaaaaattgataa atgaaaATGATTTCTCCATTGAAGCAATTGTTGTTGGTATagtagatattaattatacaaattttatactttgcaAAATCCACTATTTAAGTTCATTTCAGAAAAATGATTCATAA